CTGACGGTGCCGTGCGATCAGGCCTTGCCGCTGACTTCCTTCGGGCTGGCCACCGCCTTGACGATGCCGAACATCACCAGAACCGCCGGGACCAGCTGAGCCACAACGATCAGGCCACAGAAACCGAGGAACAACCAGACCAAAAGACCACTGTGGTCAGCGCGCTGCGTGGCAGCGAACACCGGCGAGGCAAGCAGCAACGAGGTCAACGAGAGCAGGGTGGTTTTAAAGGTGGTTTTCATGGCGTCCTCCTGTGGTGAAACGTTTATGGGGGTTGAATCCTGAGGATTCGGAAATCCTGCGTTGTTCTTGCCCAGATGCTATTGCGCAAGGCGTGCCAACCAGTGCCAACAAACGCAGGCGCCACGGAAGAATCAGCGCAACCAGCCGAAACCAAGAAGAAAATATCACAGGGGAAAAATATCCGGTGCGCGCCGGGGCAGCGTCTGCAGGCTGGCAGAGCAGCAAAAGCGGCCGCAAGCAGCGCAAACGTATGCTGGGGTTATACGACGAGAGGGGAATAAGGGGGTGGCAGTACGGCAAAAATCGCACACCAGAAGAGCTATCTATACAAAATTATTATGGTAACGCACCTGTATAGCAAAACGAGCAGCGATGGTACAGGACCAGCAGACGCTACGAGCAGCTCACGGCCGCTGTCAGGGGATCATAACGGGAGCCGTTTCCAGCCCCAGCCGACGATACAGGGGAGCGCACTGGCGCAGGTCGTGGCACAGCAGCACACCGGGCAGGCGCGCGACAGAGGCCAAGGCCTGCCCGCCGGCGATCAGTCGAACCCGCGTCGGCAACTGACGCCGCAGCAGTTGCAGATCGGCCAGCGCCTGACGAGCGCTGTAATGACTGCTGAACGACAGCGCCACGGCCGAAAGCTCCAGCGAAGCCACCAGGGGCGCAACCTCGCTCACCGGCAGCGGCTCCTGCAATAGCAGGCCGTTCAGCCCGCGGGACCGCAACAACGCCGCCGCCAGTAACAGTGCCAGCCGGTGACGCTCCCCGTTGAGGGTGGCGAACAGACAACGGGCGGGCGCCAGATCCGGCGCCGCTGAGGGCGTCTGGCCGGCCATCCAGTCCTGCAGCACCGCACTGAGGGTATCCGACAGCAGATGTTCCTGGGCAATGGTGAGACGGCCACTGCACCAGCCAGCATCCATCTGGGCCAACAGCGGCAGAGCGCTGCGCACAACAAACGCCTCAATGCCCAACTGATTCAGCTGCGCCCTCAACTGCGTCTGCAGCTGCGCCACGGGCAGGCTCAGCCAGTCCGCCGAGGCCTCCACCGCCGTATCCGGCTGCAGCTGGCGCAGCTGGTCGGCCCGCTCGCTGGCGTTCAGGGCAAAGATGCGCTGTGGCCGCCAGCCAGCCAACTGCAGTTGTCGAACCTGCCGCAACAGCTCGACCTGCGTGGCATCGTACTGGCGCCGCCCCCGCCCATCGCGCGTCGGGCAGGGCAGACCGTAGCGCCGTTCCCATACCCGCAGCGTATCCACACCAATACCAACCGCGTCACTGAGCTGCTGAATACCAAGCTGCACAGCGCACCTCCTGCTTTTCCGTCGAAAACCGTCAAAACCTGCCAGGCCGCCAACAATGCCCCGCTCTTACAAACAAACGGCGACCAGACCGCGGAACCGGCGGCGTTCAAAACTACGGCAAAGAAACGTTCATCACTCCGCCATCACCTCGGTGTCAGTGCCAGCGTCGGCAGCACCAACCTCATCCTCAGCCTCCGCGCCGGCCGGCGCCACGGGATGCGGCCGACTATCGATCGCGCCATATTCGAGCGCTATGATTTCCAGTTCCCGCTCACCACCTGGGGTACGCACCAGCACCAGATCACCTACCCGCTTGCCCAGCAGGGCACGGCCAAGGGGCGCCTGGTAGCTGATCAATCCGCGCGCCGGATCGGTTTCATCCACACCGACGATACAAAACTGCCGCTCTTCGCCATCCTCCTCCACCGTCACGGTGGCACCAAACAGCACACGTCCCTGAGCTCGCTGCGCCTGCTGCAGCGGATCGATCACCTGCGCCTGTTCCAGCCGTTTGGACAGAAAGCGGATGCGGCCGTCAAAGCGGCGCAGGGCGCGCTTGGCATACTGGTAGTCGGCATTTTCGCTGCGATCACCATTGCCGGCAGCCCATTGGGCCGTGCGCGCCATGGCCGGCCGCTGCGTATACAGCAAATCCTGCAATTCGGCCCGCAACGCCTCGGCACAGGCCGGCGTCATATACAGCGCCGTCGAAACCTGCTGCGTCATTGCTTTAACCTCCCCGTTGGTGTTCAATCGGCGGATCAACCGCCTGAATCCCCATCCCCCTCTCGCTGCAGGAGAACCGGATGCGCCCTCTTGCCACCCGCACGCCGTACCACATTTTTGCCAGCAACGTCGAGGAGGCAGCTTTGCGGCAGTTCGAAAGCGCCCTGCAGCAGCCCTTCACGCTGCGCGGTGCCCTGATGCCCGACGCCCACAGTGGTTATGCTCTACCCATTGGCGCCGTGGTCGCCACCGCCGGCGTGGTGGTGCCCGCCTGGGTCGGTTATGACATCGGCTGCGGCCTGTGCGCCCTGCCCACCAGTTTCAGCCGGACAGCGGTACAGCAGGTCGCCGGCGCTCTGTTCAAGGCCCTCTACCAGAGCATCCCGGTCGGTTTCGCCCACAACCGCGCTGACACGCCCTGGCCCGCCGCCGCCAGCCTGCCAGCCAGCCCTTTCCTGCGCCAGCTGTTCGGCCAGGGTGGTCTGCGCCAGCTGGGTTCACTCGGCAGCGGTAACCACTTCATCGAAATCGGTCATGACGAAAACGACCGGGTCTGGATCATCGTCCATTCCGGTTCGCGCGCCCTCGGTCACGCCGTCGCCAGCCATTACATGCGCCTGGCCAGCCCCGACGGCAAACCGCGCGAGGGGCATTTCGGCTTCAACGTCAGCCAGCGTAACGGCCGTAACTACCTGCAGGATCTGGCCTTTTGCCTGGCGTTCGCGCTGGAAAACCGCCGTGAGCTGGCTCGCCGGGTCGAAACGGTCATCAGCCGTCACTGTCATGGCGCCGGCGACTGGTCGCGCCTGATCAATCGCAACCACAACCATGCCGAATACGCCCACAACCTGTGGATTCATCGCAAAGGCGCCACCCAGGCCGAGGCCGGCATGGCCGGGGTGATTCCCGGCAACATGCGCGACGGCAGCTTCATCGTGCGCGGCAAGGGTCATCCGGCCGCCCTCTGGTCCAGCGCCCACGGCGCCGGCCGCGCCCTCGGCCGGCAGCAGGCCCGCCGCACCCTGTCACTGGCGGATTTCACCACCAGCATGCAGGGCGTGGTCGCCCGGATAGAAGCCGCCACCCTCGACGAGGCCCCCGCCGCCTACAAGGACATTCACCAGGTTATGGCGCAGCAGCACGACCTGGTGGAAATCGTCGCCTGGGTGCGGCCCATTCTCAATATCAAGGGCTAGGCGGCACCAGCAACAGCGTCAGGCGCTCGACCCGCTGGCGCAGATCACCGATGCGCAACAACAGGCCATCCTGTTCCAGCCCCGGCTGCAAGCTGCTGATGAGGGAACGACCGACCCGCCAACGCCCTTCCCGGCCCCACAGATCGCGGGTACGCAGCCCCCACAGATTGTGCAGCAGCGCCGCGCGGCCCTGGTGCGCTCCCAGATACAGCAGAATGTGCCCCGGCAGATGAACCAGGGTAACAAAGGGCTGGCCGTGCTGCAGTAAGGCCTGTTCGCGCTGCGCCGGGTCAAGATGCTTCAGCTCCACAACCTGGCCGGCGCGGGCCTGGGCCGCTGAATTGCGCGGCAACCACAAACCGAAGGGCACGAACAGATCGCGCACCAGGGCGCTGCAATCGCGGTTGCCATACAGCTCGCCCCAGCCGTAGGGCTGGCCCATCAGGCTATCGGCCAGCGCCGCCAGCCGCGCCGCGGTCAGCGGCAGGGGAAAATCCTGTGCCGCTGCCGGTCGCCGCACCGGCACCAGCCGTGCCCAGCCCAGGGCATCCGCCAACGGCAGCAACAACATCTCCGGCTCTGGCGCCAGCGGCAGCAACGTTGCCAGCCCCACCTGGCCGCGATAACGCCCCTGCCCGTCATGCAGGCTCTGTTCATCGCGCAGAATCACCGCCAACGGCGCCGCCACCAGCCACGCCATCAGCTCTTCATCCACCCAGGCCACCTGCTGCGCCGGCACCCAGCCCTGCAACAGCGCCGTCTCCACCAGCAGCCAGCTGCCATCGGGCGACTGATGCGTCACCCGCAGCGGCGTGGCCGGCGGCAGCACGCCATGCTGCAGCAGATCAAAGGGGAAACCGCTGCCAGCCTGGGCCGGATCGCCCAACAGCGGCCGCGCCGTCGGCAGGGCACGCACCTCGCAGCGCGCCACACTGATGGCCGGCCGCCACAAACTCGGATAATCCGCCACCGCCGTCCGTGCCACCAACTGGGCACAGCGCTCGGCCGCCAACGGTCGCAGATTCTCGCCATAGGCCGTTCCCCGCTGCAGCCAGTCCAGCGCCCAGAACAGACCCTCATCCTGCAGGCCGGGTTGTTCTCCGGCCTGCCATTGCCAGGCGGCAAAATAACGGGCGCGGAACTGCGCCAGGCGTTCCTGCTGCTGATCCGGCGTCAGCAACGGCTGATCCGCCGTCGCCGCTGGCAGATAAGCTGACGGCCGCTGCGGCAATTCCCGCACATCGCGCGGCTCCAGACCAGCCAGTCGCGCTTGGCAACCAGCCAGCAACAGGACCAGAAGCAGAGCCAACAACGGCGGCACAGAGTCCCAAAAAACCTGGAGACGAAGCCCCTCTCTTGGCTTAGGTGAAATTCCCAACGGTGGCATCACCGCGTTCACCCTTTCCCCGCCGCAAGCAAACAGAGAGCGCCCGGCACAGTCAAAATTTCTGGCGAAGGTTTGAAACCGATGGGCAGTTTTTTCAGGGCAGGCATGGCGGGTTCTCTCCGTTGAATCTGAGACAGGACGCCATGATAGCAGATGCGGCTACGGCTTGCAGCCGCGACAGGAGATTGCCGGGAGCAGGAAGGCAATAGCGTTTCGCGATTATTCCCACAGAGAAACCGCTCATCTGAAAACCCAGCAGGATTGCGGCAGCGGCCCGTAGTCGCGACCGTCAGCCCGGAGAAGCAACTCCGTGATTGATGGGGCAGCGCCTAACCGTAAGCCGCCAGCCCCACCAGCATCGCCCAGCTGAGCGCAATCACAAAAAGGATCGGGTCACGCAGCAGCGCGGCCGTCGGGTCACCATCACCCCCCTGCCGCACCCGGCTGACATAGCGCCACAACCCGACAACGCACAGAGGCAACGTCAGCCAGCGCGCCATTGCCGGATGCACCACCACATAACCAGCATAGGTGAGCAACGCAGCCAGCGCGCTGGCATAAACCATCAGGAACAGAAAACGCGGGCGGTAGACTCCCAGAACCTTTCGATGCCGCTGCGCTCCGGCACCCAGCAGATGCGCCTCGGACAGCCGCTTACCCGCGCTCAGAAACAGCGCAAGCCACAGCACCGAGGCAAACAGCCAGGGCGAAACCCGCACATCAAAGGCGGCTCCGCCAGCCTGCAACCGGACCAGAAAAAGAGCGGCGATCCCCAGCAGATCGCAAAGAGGATAACGCTTGAGCGCCAGACTGTAGAGCAGGGACAGCAGCAAATAGCCGGCGGCGTAGGGCCACAGCGCCGGCAACCCTTTAAAACACAAAAAAAACGCGAGCAGCAACAATACCAACAGCAACAGCAGCGCCTGCTTCGGCGCTACCACACCACTGGGCAACGGCCGCCGACACTTGCGCGGATGCAGGCGGTCGGCCTCTACA
This region of Desulfuromonas thiophila genomic DNA includes:
- a CDS encoding MerR family transcriptional regulator, whose translation is MQLGIQQLSDAVGIGVDTLRVWERRYGLPCPTRDGRGRRQYDATQVELLRQVRQLQLAGWRPQRIFALNASERADQLRQLQPDTAVEASADWLSLPVAQLQTQLRAQLNQLGIEAFVVRSALPLLAQMDAGWCSGRLTIAQEHLLSDTLSAVLQDWMAGQTPSAAPDLAPARCLFATLNGERHRLALLLAAALLRSRGLNGLLLQEPLPVSEVAPLVASLELSAVALSFSSHYSARQALADLQLLRRQLPTRVRLIAGGQALASVARLPGVLLCHDLRQCAPLYRRLGLETAPVMIP
- the greB gene encoding transcription elongation factor GreB encodes the protein MTQQVSTALYMTPACAEALRAELQDLLYTQRPAMARTAQWAAGNGDRSENADYQYAKRALRRFDGRIRFLSKRLEQAQVIDPLQQAQRAQGRVLFGATVTVEEDGEERQFCIVGVDETDPARGLISYQAPLGRALLGKRVGDLVLVRTPGGERELEIIALEYGAIDSRPHPVAPAGAEAEDEVGAADAGTDTEVMAE
- a CDS encoding UbiA family prenyltransferase → MKPLFVLLRPHQWLKNLMLYFPPLLAGIAPGTFSPARWLLPFVLFALISSAAYVLNDLIDVEADRLHPRKCRRPLPSGVVAPKQALLLLLVLLLLAFFLCFKGLPALWPYAAGYLLLSLLYSLALKRYPLCDLLGIAALFLVRLQAGGAAFDVRVSPWLFASVLWLALFLSAGKRLSEAHLLGAGAQRHRKVLGVYRPRFLFLMVYASALAALLTYAGYVVVHPAMARWLTLPLCVVGLWRYVSRVRQGGDGDPTAALLRDPILFVIALSWAMLVGLAAYG
- a CDS encoding RtcB family protein; amino-acid sequence: MRPLATRTPYHIFASNVEEAALRQFESALQQPFTLRGALMPDAHSGYALPIGAVVATAGVVVPAWVGYDIGCGLCALPTSFSRTAVQQVAGALFKALYQSIPVGFAHNRADTPWPAAASLPASPFLRQLFGQGGLRQLGSLGSGNHFIEIGHDENDRVWIIVHSGSRALGHAVASHYMRLASPDGKPREGHFGFNVSQRNGRNYLQDLAFCLAFALENRRELARRVETVISRHCHGAGDWSRLINRNHNHAEYAHNLWIHRKGATQAEAGMAGVIPGNMRDGSFIVRGKGHPAALWSSAHGAGRALGRQQARRTLSLADFTTSMQGVVARIEAATLDEAPAAYKDIHQVMAQQHDLVEIVAWVRPILNIKG
- a CDS encoding SH3 domain-containing C40 family peptidase, which produces MPPLLALLLVLLLAGCQARLAGLEPRDVRELPQRPSAYLPAATADQPLLTPDQQQERLAQFRARYFAAWQWQAGEQPGLQDEGLFWALDWLQRGTAYGENLRPLAAERCAQLVARTAVADYPSLWRPAISVARCEVRALPTARPLLGDPAQAGSGFPFDLLQHGVLPPATPLRVTHQSPDGSWLLVETALLQGWVPAQQVAWVDEELMAWLVAAPLAVILRDEQSLHDGQGRYRGQVGLATLLPLAPEPEMLLLPLADALGWARLVPVRRPAAAQDFPLPLTAARLAALADSLMGQPYGWGELYGNRDCSALVRDLFVPFGLWLPRNSAAQARAGQVVELKHLDPAQREQALLQHGQPFVTLVHLPGHILLYLGAHQGRAALLHNLWGLRTRDLWGREGRWRVGRSLISSLQPGLEQDGLLLRIGDLRQRVERLTLLLVPPSP